One window from the genome of Carnobacteriaceae bacterium zg-84 encodes:
- the pgsA gene encoding CDP-diacylglycerol--glycerol-3-phosphate 3-phosphatidyltransferase has translation MNIANKLTLARMIAIPFFIVSMYVFQTFEIAALIFVLASITDWLDGYLARKYHLITNFGKFADPLADKILVLTAFILLVEKHYIPAWIVCIIVCRELAITGLRLLLVEQGKVMAADWSGKIKTATQMFAIIFLLMNNFHVGNIFLYICLFFTIYSGIEYFYKNRSVFENLSS, from the coding sequence ATGAATATTGCAAACAAATTAACACTAGCAAGAATGATTGCCATTCCATTTTTTATTGTGTCTATGTATGTATTTCAAACTTTTGAAATAGCAGCGCTGATTTTTGTATTGGCAAGTATAACAGATTGGTTAGATGGTTATTTAGCTAGAAAATATCATCTCATTACAAATTTTGGAAAATTTGCTGATCCTTTAGCAGATAAAATACTTGTCTTAACAGCATTTATTTTGTTAGTTGAAAAGCACTATATACCTGCTTGGATTGTGTGTATTATCGTTTGTCGTGAATTAGCCATTACTGGATTACGTTTATTACTTGTCGAACAAGGGAAGGTTATGGCTGCGGACTGGTCGGGAAAAATAAAAACAGCTACACAAATGTTTGCGATTATTTTTTTACTAATGAATAATTTTCATGTTGGAAACATATTTTTATATATTTGTTTATTCTTTACCATTTATTCAGGTATAGAGTATTTTTATAAAAATCGTTCTGTTTTTGAAAATTTATCATCATAA
- a CDS encoding ABC transporter permease, with amino-acid sequence MTITQILTLIVGSTLLYASPLIFTALGGTFSERSGVVNVGLEGIMVVGSFASIVFNLECAESFGAATPWIGLLVGGIAGLLFAIIHAIATVNLRADHVISGTVLNLIAPALCVVLTRLLYEDKGQTDIITESFGLFSFPILEDIPVIGPIFFKNTYVVAYIAILVACVSWFILFKTRFGLRLRAVGEYPQAADTLGIHVSSMKYYAVLLSGFLGGIGGAVVSQSITRNFSAATIAGQGFMAMAAMIFGKWNPIGAMFSSLFFGLAQSLSIVGTAIPVISDIPSIYLKITPYIVTIIVLVLFIGKSEAPAAIGKNYIKSK; translated from the coding sequence ATGACTATTACACAAATATTAACATTGATTGTTGGATCTACTTTATTGTATGCGTCACCTCTAATTTTTACAGCTTTAGGTGGAACATTCTCCGAACGTAGCGGTGTTGTAAACGTTGGATTAGAAGGAATTATGGTTGTTGGCTCTTTTGCTTCTATTGTCTTTAATTTAGAGTGTGCTGAATCATTCGGTGCAGCTACGCCGTGGATTGGACTATTAGTCGGAGGAATAGCAGGATTATTATTTGCGATTATTCATGCTATTGCTACAGTAAATTTAAGAGCCGATCACGTTATTTCTGGAACAGTCTTAAACTTAATTGCACCAGCATTATGTGTTGTGCTAACAAGACTTTTATATGAAGATAAAGGACAAACAGATATTATCACAGAATCATTTGGATTATTTTCATTCCCAATTTTAGAAGATATACCTGTTATCGGACCTATTTTCTTTAAAAACACGTATGTCGTTGCCTATATTGCTATTTTAGTAGCATGTGTTTCTTGGTTTATTTTATTTAAAACAAGATTTGGTTTACGACTAAGAGCAGTAGGGGAGTATCCACAAGCTGCAGATACATTAGGTATTCATGTATCCTCTATGAAATACTATGCTGTTTTACTTTCTGGTTTTTTAGGAGGTATTGGCGGTGCTGTTGTATCACAATCTATCACAAGAAACTTTTCAGCAGCAACTATTGCTGGACAAGGATTTATGGCAATGGCAGCCATGATTTTCGGTAAGTGGAATCCAATTGGTGCTATGTTCTCATCACTATTCTTTGGCTTAGCACAAAGTTTAAGTATTGTAGGAACAGCTATTCCGGTCATTTCAGATATTCCGTCTATTTATTTGAAAATCACACCATACATTGTTACTATCATTGTATTAGTGTTATTCATTGGTAAATCTGAAGCACCTGCCGCAATCGGAAAAAATTATATTAAATCGAAATAA
- a CDS encoding helix-turn-helix transcriptional regulator produces the protein MKEILKKAMSQSLKDALLEKQKTQTAISKETGIATSTLNDYINGRTYISEKNQEKIARALDMSVDTLFPKQKIVSYLNSPIEQSEVHEANTIYGTLTTEELHQIAKPFTQEQVLEMHIVKNDVGNYDVSIIQMNK, from the coding sequence TTGAAAGAAATATTAAAAAAAGCGATGAGTCAATCTTTAAAAGACGCTCTTTTAGAAAAACAAAAGACACAAACAGCTATTTCAAAAGAAACAGGTATTGCAACAAGTACATTAAATGATTACATCAATGGACGCACATACATTTCTGAAAAAAATCAAGAAAAAATAGCACGAGCTCTTGATATGAGTGTTGATACACTATTTCCAAAACAAAAAATAGTTTCTTATTTAAATTCACCTATTGAACAAAGTGAAGTGCATGAAGCAAATACAATATATGGCACTTTAACGACTGAAGAACTTCATCAGATTGCAAAACCATTTACACAAGAGCAGGTTTTAGAAATGCATATCGTTAAAAATGATGTAGGAAACTATGACGTATCAATTATACAAATGAATAAGTAA
- a CDS encoding N-acetylmuramoyl-L-alanine amidase translates to MNTSKNNRFIILTATIIIVAILNIYFLSLVTTTLVKAEYIAVRQNANTDSVIQQLVKKDSKVTILKKEKNWVHIFYDNTQGWIQEEDLYADQVNVTHSGSTMSVAKENVSVFKDPRSTDKEIGKLDRQATYLKFFDKNDWSQILYQNELAWVESSALKETTQQSAESNQVTSKIKANNYPARNIIKATDPTSLLASPGPSGALENIYKGEFLYVKDKEAQNGYYSATSSSNIDGYINASKAKFFENVAQRVGTKSKTLNGATIVLDPGHGGTDGGAVSNISENINERILALKTAEVLKTLLEENGAKVIMTRTSDVDVTLEKRSEIANTAQADVFISLHYDSADVKGPSGTTVHYFHYEDMRLADLVNEQFENLPLKTNGVKLSVYQVLYDNKVPSLLLELGYMNNDNDVKIFNTEDYRQKVATDVVNALKVYFDNQ, encoded by the coding sequence ATGAATACAAGTAAAAATAATAGGTTTATCATTTTAACAGCAACAATTATTATTGTTGCTATATTAAATATTTACTTTTTATCTTTAGTCACAACAACATTAGTAAAAGCAGAATATATTGCAGTCAGACAAAACGCTAATACCGACAGTGTTATCCAACAACTAGTCAAAAAAGATAGTAAAGTAACCATTTTAAAAAAAGAAAAAAATTGGGTACATATCTTTTACGATAATACACAAGGATGGATTCAAGAAGAAGACTTATATGCTGACCAAGTAAATGTAACACATTCAGGAAGTACAATGAGTGTGGCAAAAGAAAATGTATCTGTGTTTAAAGATCCTAGATCCACTGATAAAGAAATAGGAAAACTGGATAGACAAGCTACTTATTTAAAATTTTTTGATAAAAATGACTGGAGCCAAATTCTTTATCAAAATGAATTAGCTTGGGTAGAATCATCTGCATTAAAAGAAACAACACAACAATCTGCAGAAAGTAATCAAGTCACTTCTAAAATAAAAGCAAATAATTATCCAGCAAGAAACATTATTAAAGCAACAGATCCAACAAGTTTACTCGCTTCTCCTGGTCCTTCAGGAGCATTGGAAAACATTTATAAAGGTGAGTTCTTATATGTAAAAGATAAGGAAGCTCAAAATGGCTATTATTCAGCAACGTCTAGTAGTAATATAGATGGTTATATCAATGCAAGTAAAGCAAAATTCTTTGAAAATGTAGCGCAAAGAGTTGGAACAAAATCAAAAACATTAAATGGTGCAACAATTGTGTTAGATCCAGGACATGGAGGAACAGACGGTGGTGCTGTTTCAAATATTTCAGAAAATATAAACGAACGTATTCTCGCTTTAAAAACAGCGGAAGTATTAAAAACATTATTAGAAGAAAATGGTGCTAAAGTCATTATGACACGTACATCTGATGTTGATGTTACTTTAGAAAAACGTTCTGAAATTGCCAATACAGCACAAGCTGATGTGTTCATCAGCCTACACTATGATTCAGCCGATGTAAAAGGTCCAAGCGGAACAACCGTTCACTACTTCCACTACGAAGATATGCGTTTAGCAGACTTAGTAAATGAACAATTTGAAAATCTACCTTTAAAAACAAATGGTGTTAAATTAAGCGTTTATCAAGTTCTATACGATAATAAAGTGCCTTCTCTTCTTTTAGAATTAGGCTATATGAATAATGATAATGACGTGAAAATTTTTAATACAGAAGATTACAGACAAAAAGTGGCAACAGACGTTGTTAATGCTTTAAAAGTCTATTTTGATAACCAATAA
- a CDS encoding class I SAM-dependent methyltransferase: MMTKQAGHQFLAKLGKKRLRPGGKEATDWLIKNGNFSKEKKVLEVGCNMCTTSIELVKTYQCHITGIDLDKNALEQAKQNIKTNQLEEYITVQQGNAMHLPFDDNSFDIVINEAMLTMLSKNAKVKAIKEYYRVLKPNGILLTHDITFFSDTLEKTIDTLRETIHVNVHPMHRDDWLHLFQEIGFESQEIHGQMSLMTPTGMIKDEGFLNTMNILKNGLLKSENRPMFLNMFKFFNKTKKDLMYIAICSRKKEK, from the coding sequence ATCATGACAAAACAAGCAGGACATCAATTTTTAGCTAAATTAGGTAAAAAAAGATTGCGTCCAGGAGGAAAAGAAGCAACAGATTGGTTGATTAAAAATGGGAATTTTTCTAAAGAGAAAAAAGTGCTAGAAGTTGGTTGCAATATGTGTACAACATCTATTGAACTTGTCAAAACATACCAATGTCATATTACTGGTATTGATTTAGACAAAAATGCACTTGAACAAGCAAAACAAAATATTAAAACAAATCAACTAGAAGAGTATATTACTGTTCAACAAGGTAACGCAATGCATTTACCATTTGATGACAATTCATTCGATATTGTCATCAATGAAGCAATGCTGACCATGCTGTCTAAAAATGCTAAAGTAAAAGCCATTAAAGAGTATTACCGTGTTTTGAAACCAAATGGTATTCTACTGACACATGATATTACATTCTTTAGTGATACATTAGAGAAAACTATTGATACTTTACGTGAAACGATACATGTCAATGTTCATCCAATGCACCGTGATGATTGGCTACATCTGTTTCAAGAAATAGGCTTTGAAAGCCAAGAAATACACGGTCAAATGTCTTTGATGACGCCTACGGGAATGATAAAAGACGAGGGATTTTTAAACACGATGAACATTCTTAAAAATGGATTGCTTAAATCGGAAAATCGACCAATGTTTTTAAATATGTTTAAATTTTTTAATAAGACAAAAAAAGACTTAATGTACATTGCAATTTGTAGTAGAAAGAAGGAAAAATGA
- a CDS encoding YutD family protein, with protein sequence MENEEIKIQDIPEAKVFVKENLVFINEHEYTLEVDFKNGFQIDALEDRYTKLLQKYHYIVGDWGHNQLRLKGFYKNDMKNVEEDSKIYTLEDYLREYCAFGCAYFVLSLNGNPVMPKENAPHKSNQQKRKKQNTSNHKKHTHQQKQPQKEKTKKHAFVIRKGDKKA encoded by the coding sequence TTGGAAAATGAAGAAATAAAAATACAAGATATCCCTGAAGCGAAAGTTTTTGTTAAAGAAAATCTTGTTTTTATCAATGAACATGAATATACACTAGAAGTCGATTTTAAAAATGGCTTTCAAATAGATGCTCTAGAAGATAGATACACTAAATTATTACAAAAATATCATTATATTGTAGGGGATTGGGGACATAATCAACTTCGTTTAAAAGGATTCTACAAAAATGATATGAAGAATGTAGAAGAGGATAGTAAAATTTATACACTGGAAGATTATTTACGTGAATATTGTGCTTTTGGGTGTGCCTATTTTGTACTTTCTTTAAATGGTAATCCTGTTATGCCTAAAGAAAATGCTCCACACAAGTCTAATCAACAAAAACGTAAAAAACAAAATACATCTAATCATAAAAAGCATACACATCAACAAAAACAACCACAAAAAGAAAAGACAAAAAAACATGCTTTTGTCATTCGTAAAGGAGATAAAAAAGCATGA
- a CDS encoding DUF4115 domain-containing protein, whose product MTSLGNILKEKREKLGYTLNDIHEKTGIQLRYLEAIENDQLDIIPGDYYKKNFVVQYASVVKMDGEKLLEENKRQAELAEKERLKKEQAMKMNKPKKVAPVSSKPAMAATTPEQKKNRKPVIIFCAIALAIVASLIYFSPKLFQQSVETTTTTTTTAASITTTSTASTTSTTSTTTTTTTESTTTTTETTQSSTANNNGVSQNTVAPGGSNLVVQSSTANQIVYGLGDAFKNYKGDYNLTIKVTEPTWVRVSVHGKVILERTITDKVPTTIRALNNANDVTITFGISQAATLTLNGQNVAVPTTSRVETVKINLAK is encoded by the coding sequence ATGACATCTTTAGGTAATATTTTAAAAGAAAAAAGAGAAAAATTAGGCTATACTCTAAATGACATTCATGAAAAAACGGGTATCCAATTACGCTATTTAGAAGCGATTGAAAATGATCAATTAGATATTATTCCAGGAGATTATTATAAGAAAAATTTCGTTGTGCAATATGCCTCTGTTGTAAAAATGGACGGAGAAAAATTGCTTGAAGAAAACAAACGACAAGCTGAACTAGCAGAAAAAGAACGTTTGAAAAAAGAACAAGCTATGAAAATGAATAAACCGAAAAAAGTAGCACCGGTTTCTTCTAAACCAGCAATGGCGGCTACAACACCAGAACAAAAGAAAAATAGAAAACCTGTTATTATATTTTGTGCCATTGCTTTAGCCATTGTTGCTTCGTTAATTTATTTTTCACCGAAACTATTCCAGCAATCAGTAGAAACAACGACTACAACAACGACAACTGCTGCATCTATTACGACAACAAGTACAGCTAGTACAACAAGTACAACAAGTACAACAACTACGACGACCACTGAAAGCACAACAACGACAACAGAAACGACACAGTCTAGTACAGCTAATAATAATGGTGTATCACAAAATACTGTAGCACCTGGTGGTAGTAATTTGGTTGTTCAATCGTCAACAGCAAATCAAATCGTGTATGGTCTAGGTGATGCATTTAAAAATTATAAAGGTGACTATAACTTAACGATAAAAGTGACTGAACCAACATGGGTGCGTGTGTCTGTTCACGGGAAAGTTATTTTAGAAAGAACGATTACAGATAAAGTGCCAACAACTATTCGTGCTTTAAATAATGCGAATGATGTTACCATTACATTTGGTATTTCTCAAGCAGCAACATTAACACTAAATGGACAAAATGTGGCTGTTCCAACGACATCGAGGGTTGAAACGGTTAAAATCAATTTAGCAAAATAG
- a CDS encoding TIGR01457 family HAD-type hydrolase — protein MRYKGYLIDLDGTIYVGKKRLHEAESFIKTLQQKQIPFLFVTNNATKSPEMVQTFLQNSLDIEVNISQIYTSGLAALDYLLAEKLGNKGFVIGEQILKEQFLNAGFIEEKEHPNFVLQALDTQVTYNDLKMASLAIQQGAKYIVTNIDKQYPTEKGFVPGAGAIKELLVAATRVEPIIIGKPSSIIMNHAINRLGVRKEDVIMVGDNYQTDILAGIDNGIDTLLTLTGVTQKSDIPHLPKVPTHIVNDLSEWNYL, from the coding sequence ATGAGATACAAAGGTTATTTAATTGATTTAGATGGTACTATTTATGTAGGGAAAAAAAGATTACATGAAGCAGAATCTTTTATTAAAACCTTGCAACAAAAACAGATACCGTTTCTATTTGTGACCAATAATGCAACAAAATCTCCTGAAATGGTGCAGACATTTTTACAAAATTCATTGGATATAGAAGTGAATATCTCACAAATCTATACCAGTGGTTTAGCAGCTTTAGATTATTTGCTCGCTGAAAAATTAGGAAATAAAGGATTTGTTATTGGTGAACAAATTTTAAAGGAACAATTTTTAAATGCTGGATTTATTGAAGAAAAAGAACATCCAAATTTTGTATTGCAAGCGCTGGATACACAAGTGACATACAATGATTTAAAAATGGCGAGTTTAGCGATTCAACAGGGTGCAAAATATATTGTGACAAATATTGACAAACAATATCCAACAGAAAAAGGATTTGTTCCCGGAGCTGGTGCTATTAAAGAGTTACTTGTTGCAGCAACAAGAGTTGAACCTATTATTATTGGCAAACCATCGTCTATTATTATGAACCATGCAATCAATAGATTAGGCGTTCGTAAAGAGGATGTTATAATGGTTGGTGATAATTATCAAACGGATATTTTAGCCGGTATTGATAATGGAATAGATACATTATTGACGTTAACTGGTGTTACACAAAAATCAGATATTCCTCATTTACCAAAAGTACCAACACATATTGTGAATGACTTAAGTGAGTGGAATTATCTATAA
- a CDS encoding helix-turn-helix transcriptional regulator: MVLSLKAARANANLTLIEASKILSINKDTLSRYERNSSHIPRSISLKMQELYQIPEKNLFFGDITEFHKKKQKHIQTMIQENEF; this comes from the coding sequence ATTGTTTTATCTTTAAAAGCAGCACGTGCTAATGCCAATTTAACACTAATTGAAGCGTCAAAAATTTTGTCTATTAACAAAGATACATTATCTCGATATGAACGTAATTCTTCCCATATACCAAGATCAATTAGCTTGAAGATGCAAGAGTTATATCAAATTCCTGAAAAAAACTTATTTTTTGGCGATATTACAGAATTTCATAAAAAGAAACAAAAACATATACAAACAATGATACAAGAAAATGAATTTTAA
- the recA gene encoding recombinase RecA yields the protein MVISEERMKALQDAIKKIEKDFGKGSIMRLGDRADTKIDAISSGSILIDSALGIGGFPRGRIIEIYGPESSGKTTTALHVVAEVQKTGGVAAYIDAEHAMDPLYAKNLGIDIDDLFLSQPDSGEEALEIAEALISSGAIDVIVIDSVAALVPKAEIKGDMGDSHVGLQARLMSQALRKLSSVINKQKTVAIFINQLREKVGVTYGNPEVTPGGRALKFYSTIRMEVRKSEAIKGSKDSEIIGNSTKIKIVKNKVAPPFKTVYVDIMYGEGISKTGEILDLAVEHDMIKKSGSWYSYGEDRIGQGRETAKKFLLEHPEIMAEVDRKLRIKMGLIEPTAEESALLNKDISTEQEETVDITDPLLVELLEEE from the coding sequence ATGGTTATTAGTGAAGAAAGAATGAAGGCATTGCAAGATGCTATTAAGAAAATTGAAAAAGATTTTGGTAAAGGATCTATTATGCGCTTAGGAGATAGAGCCGATACAAAAATTGATGCCATTTCATCAGGTTCTATTTTAATTGATTCTGCATTAGGCATTGGTGGTTTCCCTCGTGGACGTATCATTGAAATTTATGGTCCAGAATCATCTGGTAAAACAACAACAGCTTTACACGTTGTTGCAGAAGTACAAAAAACTGGAGGAGTAGCGGCATATATTGATGCAGAACATGCAATGGACCCTCTTTATGCTAAAAATTTGGGAATTGATATTGATGATTTATTCTTATCTCAGCCAGATAGTGGGGAAGAAGCACTTGAAATTGCTGAAGCTTTAATTAGTTCAGGTGCGATTGATGTTATTGTCATTGACTCCGTTGCTGCACTTGTACCAAAAGCAGAAATTAAAGGTGATATGGGTGATTCTCATGTTGGGTTACAAGCTCGTTTAATGTCACAAGCGTTAAGAAAATTATCAAGTGTGATTAACAAACAAAAAACAGTTGCTATTTTTATTAACCAATTACGTGAAAAAGTCGGTGTTACATATGGAAATCCAGAAGTAACACCAGGAGGACGTGCTTTAAAATTCTACTCAACGATTCGTATGGAAGTACGTAAGAGTGAAGCCATTAAAGGAAGCAAAGATTCTGAAATCATTGGTAACTCAACAAAAATTAAAATTGTAAAAAATAAAGTGGCACCACCATTCAAAACAGTTTATGTCGACATCATGTATGGTGAAGGTATTTCTAAAACAGGAGAAATTTTAGACTTAGCTGTTGAGCATGACATGATTAAGAAAAGTGGGTCATGGTATTCTTATGGTGAAGATAGAATTGGGCAAGGGCGTGAAACAGCTAAAAAATTCTTGTTAGAACACCCAGAAATCATGGCTGAAGTTGATAGAAAATTACGTATTAAAATGGGACTTATTGAACCAACAGCAGAAGAGTCTGCTTTATTAAACAAAGATATTTCTACTGAACAAGAAGAAACAGTCGATATTACAGATCCATTATTAGTGGAATTATTAGAAGAGGAATAA
- a CDS encoding competence/damage-inducible protein A — protein sequence MKAEIITVGTELLLGETLDTNTHYIANVLKELSIPTYFHTSVGDNIERIRRLLNIASKRSDLVILSGGLGPTKDDLTKDALAEHLQETLLLDDEAVDKIKHHFHKIEKEMPENNLRQAHYIKNSHILKNHNGLAIGMVTTKDNVMYAVLPGPPSEMTTMVEKELLPFLKEKIGGVFVSKTLRFTNIGESALAEKISTIIDAQSNPTIAIYAYTGDVTIRLTANGRTTQECEEKIKQTEALILEPLKPYFYGYDHQTLADVVIALLKEKHYTLSVAESLTGGLCQSKLVSVSGASDVFSGGVVTYQTSAKEKILCIPSELLLKYGTISHECAVAMAQNVKALYGSDIGLSFTGIADEHAIEDKASGTVYIGIAMPNKEPISYCVHFNRGRNANRELSAIFGLNKLRELLEEKGEHYGY from the coding sequence ATGAAAGCAGAAATTATTACAGTCGGAACAGAATTACTCTTAGGTGAAACATTAGATACAAATACGCATTATATTGCCAATGTTTTAAAAGAATTGAGTATTCCAACTTATTTTCATACAAGTGTTGGTGATAATATAGAGAGAATACGTCGTTTATTAAATATTGCTTCCAAAAGAAGTGATTTAGTGATTTTATCAGGAGGACTTGGCCCTACAAAAGATGACTTAACAAAAGACGCATTAGCTGAACATTTACAAGAAACATTATTATTAGATGATGAGGCTGTTGATAAAATCAAACATCATTTTCATAAAATTGAAAAAGAAATGCCAGAAAATAATTTGCGACAAGCTCACTATATCAAAAATAGTCATATTTTAAAGAATCACAATGGATTGGCTATTGGTATGGTGACAACAAAAGATAATGTGATGTATGCTGTATTACCTGGTCCTCCCTCTGAAATGACAACAATGGTGGAAAAAGAACTATTGCCTTTTTTGAAAGAAAAAATAGGTGGCGTTTTTGTGTCAAAAACACTGAGATTCACAAATATCGGTGAATCTGCTTTAGCAGAAAAAATTAGTACTATTATTGATGCACAGTCTAATCCTACGATTGCGATTTACGCATATACAGGTGATGTTACCATTCGATTAACCGCAAATGGTCGAACAACACAAGAATGTGAAGAAAAAATTAAACAAACAGAAGCATTGATTTTAGAACCATTAAAACCTTATTTTTATGGATACGATCATCAAACACTGGCTGATGTTGTGATTGCTTTATTAAAAGAAAAGCACTATACACTCAGTGTTGCAGAAAGTTTAACAGGTGGTTTATGTCAAAGTAAGCTCGTTAGTGTTTCTGGTGCATCTGATGTTTTTTCAGGCGGTGTTGTCACATATCAAACAAGTGCTAAAGAAAAAATACTTTGTATTCCTTCAGAATTACTGTTAAAATATGGAACGATAAGTCATGAGTGTGCTGTGGCTATGGCACAAAATGTAAAGGCATTATATGGTAGTGATATTGGTCTTTCTTTTACTGGGATTGCTGATGAACATGCAATAGAAGATAAAGCATCTGGAACGGTGTATATTGGTATTGCAATGCCAAATAAAGAACCTATATCATATTGCGTACATTTCAATCGTGGTAGAAATGCCAATAGAGAATTATCCGCAATATTTGGTTTAAACAAATTGAGAGAATTGCTCGAAGAAAAAGGAGAACATTATGGTTATTAG
- the mnmA gene encoding tRNA 2-thiouridine(34) synthase MnmA produces MTKTNANTRVVVGMSGGVDSSVTALLLKEQGYDVIGIFMKNWDDTDENGVCTATEDYKDVEKVAQQIGIPYYSVNFEKEYWDKVFTYFLDEYKKDRTPNPDVMCNKEIKFKAFLDYAMDLGADYVAMGHYARLSTDEYGVKHLLRGVDNNKDQTYFLSQLSQEQLQKAMFPIGHLPKSEVRRIAQEAGLATATKKDSTGVCFIGERNFKEFLSHYLPAQPGPMKTLDGNIIGEHAGLMYYTIGQRQGLGIGGVKGYSVHEPWFVVGKDLKENILYVGQGYHHEYLYTDYLTASELQFTTDEEKPSVFHCTAKFRYRQADVGVTVHLSDSQKEAKIIFDEPVRAITPGQAVVFYDGEECLGGGIIDAAYKDNEKRQYS; encoded by the coding sequence ATGACAAAAACAAATGCAAATACTCGAGTTGTTGTTGGCATGAGTGGAGGAGTAGACTCTTCTGTGACAGCACTTCTTTTGAAAGAACAAGGATACGATGTGATAGGTATTTTTATGAAAAACTGGGATGATACAGACGAAAATGGTGTCTGTACAGCAACGGAAGATTATAAAGATGTTGAAAAAGTTGCTCAGCAAATTGGTATCCCGTATTATTCGGTGAATTTTGAAAAAGAATATTGGGATAAAGTGTTTACGTACTTTTTAGATGAGTATAAAAAAGATAGAACACCTAATCCTGATGTGATGTGCAATAAAGAAATAAAGTTTAAAGCCTTTTTAGACTATGCTATGGATTTAGGTGCAGATTATGTCGCAATGGGGCATTATGCACGTCTATCGACAGATGAATATGGTGTAAAGCACTTATTAAGAGGCGTTGATAATAATAAAGATCAAACTTACTTTTTAAGTCAATTATCCCAAGAACAATTACAAAAAGCGATGTTTCCTATTGGGCATTTACCAAAATCAGAGGTAAGACGCATCGCACAAGAAGCTGGTTTAGCTACAGCAACAAAAAAAGATTCCACTGGGGTATGCTTTATTGGTGAACGTAATTTCAAAGAATTTCTTTCTCACTATTTACCAGCACAGCCAGGTCCTATGAAAACATTAGACGGCAATATCATTGGTGAACATGCCGGATTAATGTATTATACGATTGGACAAAGACAAGGATTAGGCATTGGTGGTGTGAAAGGTTATTCTGTTCATGAACCTTGGTTTGTCGTCGGAAAAGATTTAAAAGAAAATATTTTATATGTCGGACAAGGTTATCATCATGAGTATTTATATACGGATTATTTAACAGCGAGTGAATTACAATTCACAACAGATGAAGAAAAACCGTCTGTGTTCCACTGTACAGCTAAATTTAGATATAGACAAGCTGATGTTGGTGTGACCGTTCATTTATCAGACTCACAAAAAGAAGCAAAAATTATTTTTGATGAACCAGTTAGAGCCATTACTCCTGGACAAGCTGTTGTATTTTATGACGGCGAAGAATGTTTAGGCGGCGGCATTATTGATGCAGCATATAAAGATAATGAAAAAAGACAATATAGTTAA